One Spinacia oleracea cultivar Varoflay chromosome 4, BTI_SOV_V1, whole genome shotgun sequence DNA segment encodes these proteins:
- the LOC110788192 gene encoding auxin-responsive protein SAUR64-like produces the protein MKTKQSHVEMICLRVGAIKLDHSPKLSQSTTPKSLIAFLSSSKNLSPLVPYLNSETHKMISTKKLIKMARKWQRLAAASRRRISWSRSVADKGHFVVYTSDKRRFMIPLIYLKSEIFTELFRMAEEEFGVESSGPIMLPCDSSFMEYVISMIQRHVTEDMEKALIMSLATCRYSSLSNGLQEQPNQQLFICSF, from the coding sequence ATGAAAACAAAGCAGTCCCACGTCGAAATGATATGTCTTCGGGTTGGAGCTATAAAACTTGATCATTCACCAAAGCTTTCTCAATCAACCACTCCTAAATCACTCATTGCATTCCTCTCATCTTCAAAAAACTTATCTCCTTTGGTTCCTTATCTGAATTCTGAAACCCACAAAATGATAAGTACAAAGAAGCTTATCAAAATGGCAAGGAAATGGCAAAGATTAGCAGCTGCTAGCAGAAGAAGAATTTCTTGGTCAAGATCAGTGGCTGATAAGGGTCACTTTGTTGTTTACACAAGTGATAAAAGACGATTCATGATTCCTTTGATATACCTCAAGAGCGAGATTTTCACAGAGCTCTTTAGAATGGCCGAGGAAGAGTTTGGAGTAGAAAGTTCAGGGCCAATTATGCTGCCTTGTGATTCGAGCTTCATGGAGTACGTAATCTCCATGATTCAAAGACATGTCACTGAAGATATGGAGAAGGCATTGATCATGTCTTTAGCCACCTGCAGATACTCATCATTGTCAAATGGCCTTCAAGAACAACCCAATCAACAATTATTTATCTGTAGCTTTTAG
- the LOC110788193 gene encoding auxin-responsive protein SAUR66-like — protein MISTKKLLKMARKWQKIAAASRKRISWPRPVADKGHFVVYTTDGRRFIIPLAYLKSEIFIELFRIAEEEFGLTSSGPITLPCDSSFMEYAISMIQRRVAEDLEKALIMSLASCRYFSVSHEHQDQTNSHLLISSF, from the coding sequence ATGATCAGCACAAAGAAGCTCCTCAAGATGGCAAGAAAGTGGCAAAAGATAGCTGCCGCTAGCAGGAAGAGGATCTCTTGGCCTCGACCAGTGGCTGATAAAGGTCACTTTGTCGTCTATACAACTGATGGAAGACGGTTTATCATCCCTTTGGCTTATCTCAAGAGCGAGATTTTTATAGAGCTCTTCAGAATAGCAGAGGAAGAGTTCGGGTTAACAAGTTCAGGGCCAATCACACTTCCCTGTGATTCGAGTTTCATGGAATATGCAATCTCTATGATCCAAAGACGTGTAGCTGAGGACTTGGAAAAAGCATTGATCATGTCATTGGCCAGCTGCAGATATTTCTCTGTGTCACATGAACATCAAGATCAAACAAATTCACACTTGTTGATTTCTAGTTTCTAG
- the LOC130472346 gene encoding auxin-responsive protein SAUR64-like, producing the protein MISTKKLIKMAKKWQRLAVASRRRISWSRSVADKGHFVVYTSDKTRFMIPLAYLDSEIFRELFRIAEEEFGVSRLGPIMLPCDSNFMEYAISMIQRHVDEDLEKALIMSLANCRYSSLLHENQQQTSQQLLICSF; encoded by the coding sequence ATGATTAGTACAAAGAAACTTATCAAAATGGCAAAGAAATGGCAAAGATTAGCAGTTGCCAGTAGAAGGAGAATTTCTTGGTCAAGATCAGTGGCTGATAAGGGTCACTTTGTTGTTTACACAAGCGATAAAACAAGGTTTATGATTCCATTGGCATACCTTGACAGCGAGATTTTCAGAGAGCTCTTCAGAATAGCCGAAGAAGAGTTTGGAGTGTCGAGATTGGGGCCAATCATGCTGCCTTGTGATTCAAATTTCATGGAGTACGCGATCTCTATGATCCAAAGACATGTAGACGAGGACTTGGAAAAGGCATTGATCATGTCCTTAGCTAACTGCAGATACTCATCCTTGTTACATGAAAATCAACAACAAACTAGTCAGCAATTACTTATCTGTAGTTTCtag
- the LOC110788188 gene encoding auxin-responsive protein SAUR64-like, whose product MISTKKLLKMARKWQKIAAASRKRISWPRPVADKGHFVVYTTDGRRFIIPLAYLKNEIFIELFRIAEEEFGLTSTGPITLPCDSSFMEYTISIIQRRVAEDLGKALIMSLASCRYSSVTHEYQDQTNSQVLISSF is encoded by the coding sequence ATGATTAGCACAAAGAAGCTTCTCAAGATGGCAAGAAAATGGCAAAAGATAGCAGCTGCTAGCAGGAAGAGGATCTCTTGGCCACGACCAGTTGCTGATAAGGGCCACTTTGTCGTCTACACAACTGATGGAAGACGATTCATAATCCCTTTGGCTTATCTCAAGAATGAGATTTTCATAGAGCTCTTCAGAATAGCAGAAGAAGAGTTTGGTTTAACAAGTACGGGGCCAATCACACTTCCCTGTGATTCAAGTTTCATGGAATACACAATATCTATTATCCAAAGACGTGTAGCTGAGGACTTGGGAAAGGCATTGATCATGTCGTTAGCCAGCTGCAGATATTCGTCTGTGACCCATGAATATCAAGATCAAACAAATTCACAAGTTTTGATTTCTAGTTTCTAG
- the LOC110788170 gene encoding auxin-responsive protein SAUR64-like: MISTKKLIKMARKWQRLAAASRRRIYWSKPVAEKGHFVVYTSDKRRFMIPLAYLNSEIFRELFRIAEEEYGVSSSGPIMLPCDSNFMEYTISMIQRHVTKELEKALITSLANCRYSSLSNDYQEQTSQQLFICSF; encoded by the coding sequence ATGATCAGTACAAAGAAGCTTATCAAAATGGCAAGGAAATGGCAAAGATTAGCAGCTGCTAGCAGAAGGAGAATTTATTGGTCAAAACCAGTGGCTGAGAAAGGTCATTTCGTTGTATACACAAGCGATAAAAGGCGATTTATGATTCCTTTGGCATACCTTAACAGTGAGATTTTTAGAGAGCTCTTCAGAATAGCTGAGGAAGAGTATGGAGTGTCAAGTTCTGGGCCAATCATGCTgccatgtgattcaaatttcATGGAGTACACGATCTCCATGATCCAAAGACATGTAACTAAGGAATTGGAGAAGGCATTGATTACGTCTTTAGCTAACTGCAGATACTCATCATTGTCAAATGATTATCAAGAACAAACCAGTCAGCAATTATTTATCTGTAGTTTCTAG
- the LOC110788173 gene encoding auxin-responsive protein SAUR64-like — MISTKKLIKMARKWQRLAAASRRRISWSKSLSEKGHFVVYTSDKRRFMIPLTYLKSEIFTELFRMAEEEFGVESSGPIMLPCDSSFMEYAISMIQRHVTEDMEKALIMSLATCRYSSLSNGLQEQPNQQLFICSF; from the coding sequence ATGATAAGTACAAAGAAGCTTATCAAAATGGCAAGGAAATGGCAAAGATTAGCAGCTGCCAGCAGAAGAAGGATTTCTTGGTCAAAATCATTGTCTGAGAAGGGTCACTTTGTTGTTTACACGAGTGATAAAAGACGATTCATGATTCCTTTGACATACCTCAAGAGCGAGATTTTCACAGAACTCTTTAGAATGGCCGAGGAAGAGTTTGGAGTAGAAAGTTCAGGGCCAATTATGCTGCCTTGTGATTCAAGCTTCATGGAGTACGCAATCTCCATGATTCAAAGACATGTCACTGAGGATATGGAGAAGGCATTGATCATGTCTTTAGCCACCTGCAGATACTCATCATTGTCAAATGGCCTTCAAGAACAACCCAATCAACAATTATTTATCTGTAGCTTTTAG
- the LOC110788171 gene encoding auxin-responsive protein SAUR64: MARKWQRIAAASRRRVSWSKSLAEKGHFVIYTSDKRRFMIPLTYLKSEIFTELFRMAEEEFGVESSGPITLPCDSSFMEYTISVIQRHVAKDLEKALIMSLTTCRYSSFSNDLQEQPNQQPFICSF, translated from the coding sequence ATGGCAAGGAAATGGCAAAGAATAGCAGCTGCCAGCAGAAGAAGAGTTTCTTGGTCAAAATCATTGGCTGAGAAAGGTCACTTTGTTATTTACACGAGTGATAAAAGACGGTTCATGATTCCTTTGACATACCTCAAAAGCGAAATTTTCACAGAGCTCTTTAGAATGGCTGAGGAAGAGTTTGGAGTAGAAAGTTCAGGGCCAATTACACTGCCTTGTGATTCGAGCTTCATGGAATACACAATCTCCGTGATCCAAAGACATGTCGCTAAGGACTTGGAGAAGGCACTGATCATGTCTTTAACCACCTGTAGATACTCATCATTTTCTAATGACCTTCAAGAACAACCCAATCAACAACCATTTATCTGCAGTTTTTAG
- the LOC110788194 gene encoding auxin-responsive protein SAUR66-like: MISTKKLIKMARKWQKIAAASRKRISWSRPVADKGHFVVYTSDERRFMIPLGYLESEIFRELFRIAEEEFGVASSGRIMLPCDSNFMEYAISMIQRHVPEDLEKALIMSLANCKYSSLLLHEHQHQTNQQLFICSF; the protein is encoded by the coding sequence ATGATCAGTACTAAGAAGCTTATTAAAATGGCAAGAAAATGGCAAAAAATAGCAGCTGCCAGCAGGAAAAGGATCTCTTGGTCAAGACCAGTAGCTGATAAGGGTCACTTTGTTGTATACACAAGTGATGAAAGACGGTTTATGATTCCTTTGGGGTACCTGGAGAGTGAGATATTCAGAGAGTTATTCAGAATAGCTGAAGAAGAGTTCGGAGTAGCAAGTTCAGGACGAATTATGcttccatgtgattcaaatttcATGGAGTATGCGATCTCCATGATCCAAAGACATGTACCTGAAGACTTGGAGAAGGCATTGATTATGTCCTTGGCTAACTGCAAATACTCATCATTGTTGTTACACGAACATCAACACCAAACTAACCAACAACTATTCATTTGTAGTTTCTAA
- the LOC130472348 gene encoding auxin-responsive protein SAUR66-like, with the protein MISTKKLIKMARKWQKIAAASRKRISWPRPAAKEGHFVVYTADGRRFMIPLTYLKSAIFIELFRIAEEEFGVTSSGPITLPCDSNFMEYAVNMIQRCVAEDLEKALVMSLASCRYSSLSHEHQKHTNPQLFLCSF; encoded by the coding sequence ATGATCAGCACAAAGAAGCTTATCAAGATGGCAAGAAAGTGGCAAAAGATAGCAGCTGCCAGCAGGAAGAGGATCTCTTGGCCACGACCAGCGGCTAAAGAGGGTCACTTTGTCGTCTACACAGCAGATGGAAGACGATTTATGATTCCTTTGACATATCTAAAGAGCGCGATTTTCATAGAGCTCTTCAGAATTGCCGAGGAAGAGTTTGGGGTGACAAGTTCAGGGCCAATAACACTACCTTGTGATTCAAATTTCATGGAGTATGCGGTCAATATGATCCAAAGATGTGTAGCTGAGGACTTGGAAAAGGCATTAGTTATGTCTTTAGCTAGTTGCAGATACTCATCATTGTCACATGAACATCAAAAACATACTAATCCACAATTGTTTTTATGTAGTTTCTAG
- the LOC130472347 gene encoding auxin-responsive protein SAUR64-like has product MISTNKLIQMARKWQKMAASSRRKISWPRPLADKGHFVVYTTDGRRFMIPLTCLKNEIFTELFRMAEEEFGIASSGPIMLPCDSSFMEYAISMIQRHAAQGLEKALITSLASCRYTSLSNEHQAQTKQQLLISSF; this is encoded by the coding sequence ATGATAAGTACAAATAAGCTTATTCAAATGGCAAGGAAGTGGCAAAAGATGGCAGCTTCCAGTAGAAGAAAGATTTCCTGGCCAAGACCACTGGCTGATAAAGGTCATTTTGTTGTCTACACAACAGACGGAAGGCGGTTTATGATTCCCTTGACGTGTCTCAAGAATGAGATTTTCACAGAGCTCTTCAGAATGGCAGAGGAAGAGTTCGGGATTGCAAGTTCAGGGCCAATTATGCTGCCTTGTGATTCGAGTTTCATGGAGTATGCAATCTCTATGATCCAAAGACATGCAGCTCAAGGATTGGAGAAGGCGCTGATTACATCCTTAGCTAGCTGTAGATACACATCGTTATCAAATGAACATCAAGCACAAACGAAACAACAATTGCTTATTAGTAGTTTCTAA
- the LOC130472202 gene encoding auxin-responsive protein SAUR68-like yields the protein MVISTEKLIKLTRKWQKEAEPKRRRVAYSVAEKGHFVVYTSDGKRFMVPLSYLKSQVFRELFRMAEEEFGVPTDGPITLPCDSIFMEYSLFIVRKHAFLHLSLSNFCCSSLGLD from the coding sequence ATGGTAATTAGTACTGAGAAACTGATCAAGTTAACAAGAAAGTGGCAAAAGGAGGCGGAACCTAAGAGAAGAAGAGTCGCATATTCAGTGGCCGAGAAAGGTCATTTTGTGGTGTATACTAGTGATGGAAAACGGTTTATGGTTCCCTTATCATATCTGAAAAGCCAAGTGTTTAGAGAGCTGTTTCGTATGGCAGAAGAAGAGTTCGGAGTGCCTACTGATGGACCGATCACACTGCCTTGTGATTCCATTTTCatggagtattcattgtttatTGTCAGGAAACATGCATTTCTTCATCTCTCCTTATCAAACTTCTGCTGCTCATCTTTGGGATTGGATTAA
- the LOC110788172 gene encoding auxin-responsive protein SAUR64-like, giving the protein MISTKKLLKMARKWQKIAAASRKRIAWPRPVADKGHFVVYTTDGRRFIIPLAYLKSEIFIELFRIAEEEFGLTSSGPITLPCDSSFMEYAISMIQRRVAEDLEKALIMSLASCRYSSVSHEHQDQTNSHLLISSF; this is encoded by the coding sequence ATGATCAGCACAAAGAAGCTCCTCAAGATGGCAAGAAAGTGGCAAAAGATAGCTGCCGCTAGCAGGAAGAGGATCGCTTGGCCTCGACCAGTGGCTGATAAAGGTCACTTTGTCGTCTATACAACTGATGGCAGACGGTTTATCATCCCTTTGGCTTATCTCAAGAGCGAGATTTTCATAGAGCTCTTCAGAATAGCAGAGGAAGAGTTCGGGTTAACAAGTTCAGGGCCAATCACACTTCCCTGTGATTCGAGTTTCATGGAATATGCAATCTCTATGATCCAAAGACGTGTAGCTGAGGACTTGGAAAAAGCATTGATCATGTCATTAGCCAGCTGCAGATATTCCTCTGTGTCACATGAACATCAAGATCAAACAAATTCACACTTGTTGATTTCTAGTTTCTAG
- the LOC130472201 gene encoding auxin-responsive protein SAUR66 — MARKWQKIAAASRKRISWPRPVANEGHFVVYTADGKRFMIPLTYLKSAIFIELFRIAEEEFGVTSSGPITLPCDSNFMEYIVSMIQRRVAEDLEMALIMSLATCRYSSLSHEHQEHTNPQMFFDLPRPFRISLQLELPKDVHHFTQFLKFHLHLPTNEEQPCGGTK; from the exons ATGGCAAGAAAGTGGCAAAAGATAGCAGCTGCGAGCAGGAAGAGAATCTCTTGGCCACGACCAGTGGCTAACGAGGGTCACTTTGTCGTCTACACAGCAGATGGAAAAAGATTTATGATTCCTTTGACATATCTAAAGAGCGCGATTTTCATAGAGCTTTTCAGAATAGCCGAGGAGGAGTTTGGAGTGACAAGTTCAGGGCCAATAACGcttccatgtgattcaaatttcATGGAGTACATAGTCTCTATGATCCAAAGACGTGTAGCTGAAGACTTGGAAATGGCATTAATTATGTCTTTAGCTACCTGCAGATACTCATCATTGTCACATGAACATCAAGAACACACTAATCCACAAATGTTT TTTGATTTGCCTCGGCCCTTCAGAATCTCATTGCAGCTGGAATTGCCGAAAGATGTCCATCACTTTactcaatttttaaaatttcatCTTCATTTACCAACTAATGAAGAGCAACCTTGTGGCGGGactaaataa